The Anolis carolinensis isolate JA03-04 chromosome 2, rAnoCar3.1.pri, whole genome shotgun sequence genome contains the following window.
aagggacgtGGGGTGActcacaacataaataatacaaatgaaatacaatacaaaaaaacTACATAGAGTAGAATAAACCCTTAAAGAGAGCCAGCGGCCAGGACCCCACCCCTCCTGCCTGCCTTTGCCATAATGGTGGGAAGGGGCTTGCGTTCATTCCCCTTGAGCCCCTTGGCGCCACTTTCTCTCGTGGTTCCCCAAAGCAGAGAGACAAGCCCTGTTGAGCTTTGTGGGTTCGTTTATTGCAAGGCGGTCACAACATGGCAAAGGGACCCTGAGTGGCACCCCTCCCCTTGCCCCCCAACCCAATGTCTCAACCCACGCAAGGGTCTTGCACATTTTGGCCTCGGACCCTAAAGAGCAGCATTCCTGgagacaacaataacaataataataatggttggttgctgtgatttttctgggctctAAGGCCAtgctccagcagcattctctcctgacgtttcacctgcacctgtggctaatggcatcttcagaggtttgttggcagtgaggcaagtggagtgtatacatacctgtggaataatgtccagagtgggaggaaAAATCCTTGTCTTGttaaagcaagtgtggatgttacaattagcaagcttgagtaGCATTGAGTAGCTttctgcagctgcaaagtcaaccaGTGAGGGTGTCTGCATAGAGGCAGCCTGGCTTCTGTTGACTGAGGGCATCCTCTgtgggttgttgctcatctccatttctaagctgaagagccagcgttgtccattgacacctcctaggtcatgtggccactgacatggctgcatggagcgctgttactttcccgccatagtggtacctattaatctactcacatttacatgttttcgaactgctaggttggcaaaagctggggctagcagcatgtgctcaccccgttccccggattcaaactgccaacccactgcaccactgggggctgcaTAGAGTTAGCCTGTCCTCtgttgcctgggggcattctctgggaatccacaggaagcatgtggacaatttcaccaGAAAGGAGGGAGACCAtataaatgaagaaaatctgttttctggtacagtagagtctcacttatccaagctctgcttatccaaggttctgtattatccaaggcagtttgccttttagtagtcaatattttgtagtcaatttttcaataaattgcaaaattttggtgctaaattcataaatatagtaattatttcataaccataccatgtactgaactgctttttctatccatctgttgtaaatcatgatgttttggtgcttaatttgtaaaatcataacataatttgatgtttaataggcttttccttaattcctccttattatccaagattttcactaatccaatgttctgccggcccgtttatgttggataactgagactctactatattaaaaaacaccagaatcaagactcGGAatcaggagaactccagacagcaaacaatcaaacagcaacagaggatgcctccaggcaacagaggtcaGGCTACCCCTATGCAAATACCCTCATGGATTGACTTTGCAAAATTTCATGACTCCTCAATGCTTTTCAAGCTTGGTGATTGTACCATCCACACTTGCTGCAGACACACAAGGGTTTTTCCTCCcaacttggacattattccacagatatatatacactccgcTTGCTTCagtacctctatgcagataccatCACGAATTGACTTTCCAAAATTTCATGGCtcctcaatgctaatcaagcttgctaattgcaacattcacacttgcttcaaacagacaagggttcacCCTCCCGCCCAGGAGTAtggacactccacttgcttcactcacttccaacctctgaagatgccattagccacagaggcaggcaaaacgtcaggagagaatgccactgGAACACATTGGCcctgcagcctgaaaaactcacattaacccagtgattccggtcacgaaagccttcgacaatattaacaacaagcctttgacaacacatcaaataataatcataatgtttCCATCTGAGATTTGTGAGCAGTGAGTAAAGACTGGAAGGAAGAGTGGCCGTGTCGCAGTGAGGAGGGTCTCCGTTGAGGGTCTCCTCTTCTCTGGGTCTCTACCTGCCCTGGCTTGGCTTGCCAGGCAATGGTGGCAACAGCGGGGGCTTGTGCTTGGGGGGCTGCCCGGACCCCCATCCGGGCTCCAGGCTGTTGTGGCAGGGCAGGTGTGGCCGGCCCTTCTGCACCAAGGAGACCTGGCAGGCCCGGGAGTCGTAGCGCACCTGGCAGCCCTCGGGGAAGTCCACGGGGAGCTGCATCCTGCAGGAGAAAGACAGGGTTCAAGTGGGGCACATAGGGTGGCCCGCAGAACCTCTCTTGCAACACAGAGCCACTTGCAAGGAGTTTTTTGGGGCAGTGGGCAACAGGCATACAAATGCAAGGCCCTGAGTTATGTGTGGCCTCGTCCTGTGTTAAGATACAATGCAAcaatgtcagggtattgtgaattgtgtgaaatgttaaaatcaatctaggctgttagaaatgccttctgtgttcgtctcggcaaggcatttcagtaactatggagttaataagaacctgctttgattgatgtatcacaggaccaatggggtcaagtttgtttgaccgggacttccttcttggtctgtggaatgcaggggagtgtcgtctgttagtgtgtgtgttcggcttgagcattctctggagatggactatgaatgctatgctctgtagcCGAGGTGACACAGCCATGTGTCCGGGATTAATTGTGAATAActgcaactgtaaatagttatgtaaataaagttaaacaacagcTAAACAACTGactcttcgcctgctggagtgtttgttgaccagtgctgattctccgcatgggaaaacagcctggagaaggaggtgagaccgggatgatgtttttggaacccactctgcatgGCAACAAGGGTCTCACCCCAACGTCGTCACCGCTGTCAGTCAACACATAGGCAACAGCAAATATACAAATACTCTGCATGATAACACAGTAATTAAATTAAAACTATTTAGCAGGCACTTAATGACAGTAATAGCAAATAAGTAACCATTAGCATAGTCCAAATGTCATAAgaaaaacacagatgtctattacatacaatatacaaaacaGGTATGGTATCTTAGTACAATCTAGTAGTATGTCACAGTAGTATGCTTATATCACATCAAATTACAATTtgtgatatatgtgtgtatatatatatatatatctacacacacacacacacacacacacaatctttgcccggccacacgttgctgtagcttatgggaatcctttgtgggccaggtggaatagcagggaatagccttgcagtctcaaagcctggccattttctggagtagctggagctttttgttgtatgaacgtagaggcatggatgaggggttgtgctgccaagtttagtgtttctgggatgtgtagttttgttgttttgtcctaggccgaaatttcattacccttctatatatataaatgagtgatggcatcacggcaacccacaaaacaacaaaactacaggccgcccaacctcaaaatttgacaacacaagccaTCATCCACGGATCcagtaaaatacaacaaaaagaaaagaaaaataaagtcctaattagagggagagcaataattgtttttatccaattgctgccagtttagagggctaatctctgcccacttcgtctcctagcaaccaattcacccaagggacagccagggttcagttaggggacaagcagacctaggcctcacttaggtctcttccacagattatctaatttgcactggattatatggcagtgtaacctcaaggcccttccacacagctatataacccatttataatggacttaatgtcaggggaaaacctttaccctttaccttaactaccaccaattcctcaatagtttatttcccataccaccacacttcgccacagcaacgcgtggccgggcgaagctagttattattaaaaggatacataagcacatttacattgaagaagatgagaataatgatttaatcagagttggacagtcttatcttaaatttgagctttatgtaaatattcaaaaacatttaacctactgatgcctcacttaatgtaatttaattggtatctgtttttatttctgaaatttaccaccttcggcttatactggagtcaatattttcccagttgttttgtggtaaaattgggtgcctcggcttatattcgggttggcttatactcgagtatatatggtatgtgtaTTTTGCATCATGAGTTGTTTATCATCAGGGTGTAAAATACCAGGAGGAGGTAGGAGCTAGGGTATTATTTGCAGAGATGGTCAGAGTGACCCAAAGGTACGTGATGTTGCCTGAGGGCTTTGTTGTTGCCCCAAAAGTCACCTGGGACGGGATGGACAGGTTCAGCCTGATAAACTCCTGGAATGATGCCCAAAGCTGAGGAAGAATGTGGTCCGGTGGGACGggctgcctggcagaagggtggCCCTtggtctagatgccctttggggtctcctccaggaatgggcaaatgtggtccctccaggccttcaactcccacaatcctcaACAGCCGGTAGTTTGGCTTTTCAGCAAtgaccctcccctccccttcaagccccccccccccccgattggcCCCTTACTCACGTGTCGCAGCATCCCACGCCGAGGGGCTCCAGGCAGAAGCACTTGGAGCAGTTGGCGCCCCTCCAGGACTCTCCGGGGGCAAAGGGCTTCCCCTTGTAGCGGCAGGGGGCTGCAagggaggggggtgggtgggttagcATCGTGCCCAAAGGGGAAAAGTCTGGCTCGTGGCCTTCCTGGCCTCTGGAGTCTTTCCCAGGCAGGAGCAGTAGTCTATTCAATGCTTacaccaagggtccccaaactaaggcccatgggccggatgtggccctccaaggtcattgacctggcccctgtcctaaactttagacttagggttgacctcagtctacctggtctttggaggtctctttgcttacttatggccttatgagatggtctaggtggtctttgaaggtctctttgcttagctacagccttataaggccatctagatggcttttggaggtcactttccttacctatggttttatgaaattgtctagatggcctttgggactccctttccttacctatgatcttatgaaaccatctagatggtctttgagggtccctttccttttctaaggtcttctgatggcctgatgagatcatctagatggcctttgagggtccctttccttatctaaggtcttctggtggccttatgagatcatctagatggcctttgagggtccctttccttatctaaggtcttctggtggccttatgagatcatctagatggcctttgagggtccctttccttttctaaggtcttctgatggcctgatgagatcatctagatggcctttgagggtccctttccttatctaaggtcttctgatggcctgatgagatcatctagatggcctttgagggtccctttccttatctaaggtcttctgatggcctgatgagatcatctagatggtctttgagggtccctttccttatctaaagttttctgatggccttatgagatcatctagatggcctttgagggtccctttccttatctaaggtcttctgatggcctgatgagatcatctagatggtctttgagggtccctttccttatctaaagttttctgatggccttatgagatcatctagatggcctttgagggtccctttccttatctaaggtcttctgatggcctgatgagatcatctagatggtctttgagggtccctttccttatctaaagttttctgatggcctgatgagatcatctagatggcctttgagggttcctttccttatctaaggtcttctgatggcctgatgagatcatctagatggtctttgagggtccctttccttatctaaggtcttctgatggcctgatgagatcatctagatggcctttgagggtccctttccttatctaaggtcttctgatggcctgatgagatcatctagatggcctttgagggtccctttccttatctaaggtcttctgatggcctgatgagatcatctagatggtctttgagggtccctttccttatctaaagttttctgatggccttatgagatcatctagatggcctttgagggtccctttccttatctaaggtcttctgatggcctgatgagatcatctagatggcctttgagggtccctttccttatctaaggtcttctgatggcctgatgagatcatctagatggtctttgagggtccctttccttatctaaagttttctgatggccttatgagatcatctagatggcctttgagggtccctttccttatctaaggtcttctgatggcctgatgagatcatctagatggtctttgagggtccctttccttatctaaggtcttctgatggccttatgagatcatctagatggcctttgagggtccctttccttatctaaagttttctgatggcctgatgagatcatctagatggcctttgagggtccctttccttaccaatggtcttatgagatcgtccccAAACGAGATCGTCCTcttggggtccccaaactaaggccctccaaggtcattgacctggcctctgtcctaaactttagccttagggttgacctaagtctgaaatgacttgaaggaacacgacaacaacaatcctaattttggactattttatcATAGTCCGggcccccagcagtctgagggactgtgaatcggccccccacttaaaaaa
Protein-coding sequences here:
- the msmp gene encoding prostate-associated microseminoprotein, with the translated sequence MSQAQPRGPMAGTDRTLAWALLLFSLLVQLPPDAQGICYFHAQAPCRYKGKPFAPGESWRGANCSKCFCLEPLGVGCCDTMQLPVDFPEGCQVRYDSRACQVSLVQKGRPHLPCHNSLEPGWGSGQPPKHKPPLLPPLPGKPSQGR